A genome region from Candidatus Hydrogenedentota bacterium includes the following:
- the purN gene encoding phosphoribosylglycinamide formyltransferase, whose amino-acid sequence MIVTASPIRIAVLLSGSGTTLQNIIDLIEKSELSARVVCVVGSRADAYGLERARKHGIPAALVARKAYSDTASFSDAIWAEVRKHDADLVVLAGFMSLLDIPDDFENRVINVHPALIPAFCGKGMYGHHVHEAVLAYGAKVSGCTVHFANAKYDEGPIILQEPVPVLEDDTPDTLAERVQAKERELYPKAIQLIAEGRVRVEGRRVRVL is encoded by the coding sequence ATCATTGTGACTGCATCGCCCATTCGCATTGCCGTTTTGTTGTCGGGGTCGGGGACCACGCTTCAGAACATCATCGATTTGATAGAGAAGAGTGAACTGTCCGCGCGTGTGGTGTGCGTGGTGGGGTCGCGCGCAGATGCGTATGGGTTGGAGCGCGCGAGAAAGCATGGCATCCCTGCTGCGCTGGTTGCGCGAAAGGCATATTCGGATACGGCGTCGTTCAGCGATGCGATATGGGCGGAAGTGCGCAAGCACGATGCGGATCTGGTCGTGCTGGCCGGTTTCATGAGTCTCTTGGATATTCCGGATGATTTTGAGAACCGCGTCATTAACGTGCATCCCGCATTGATCCCTGCGTTTTGCGGCAAGGGCATGTACGGGCATCATGTGCATGAGGCGGTGTTGGCCTACGGCGCGAAGGTGTCGGGGTGCACGGTGCATTTCGCGAATGCGAAGTATGACGAAGGTCCGATCATCCTTCAGGAGCCGGTCCCTGTGTTGGAGGATGACACGCCCGATACGCTTGCGGAGCGGGTTCAAGCGAAGGAGCGTGAGTTGTACCCGAAGGCCATTCAACTCATTGCGGAAGGCCGGGTGCGCGTGGAAGGCCGCCGCGTGAGAGTACTCTGA